A stretch of DNA from Paramormyrops kingsleyae isolate MSU_618 chromosome 15, PKINGS_0.4, whole genome shotgun sequence:
TCAGGCACGGTGCATCCCTCTGCTTTTAAGTTTATTCCGTGTACCCTCAAATGTTTCATTAGATTTGACGCGTTTCCCCCTTTACACGcaactgctgtaaaacatttgctgcacgCCGCGGTGTCGGAATCCTTTCTTGTGAAATATAGCCACACTTTCGACCGTTTAGttttaggcattttaacaaaagttgtttaatttagcaagctaagatagcggtagaccgcctgctgccgtcagagcaagtgtaacgttagttgctgcattcacgcgcatctcggatggtctcatttcctgatgatgtcacgtgtgtgttgatgaatcttatgcttattacaactgtgtcatcatagccccagagaacaaatatttcaatcgacAGTTCAGGCATCTAAGTGGCACCGAAATTCACGTTTTGTTTCGGTCCGGTACATACCGGTTATATAGGTACCCAACCCTATTGATGACAGATGGAGGTGTAActtggccattcagtagattcaggtactcagctgactttactttattgctgcataacgttgctgagctgtaataatgatccagtcattggcttttaagtatttgctgatataaattcaaatgacgactttttttttggccagggaGTGTATAACTCTGGATACAACTACATCATTCAGATTTGAAGGCCATCAGCCAACTCTTTTCAGGCATGACGGCCCCCAGGCCAACGTCTCTCGGGCGTGACGGCCCCCAGGCCCAAATCTCTTGGGTGTGAAGGCCCTCTGTGAATGTCTCAGTTACCTTTCAATTGGGGAATATCCGCATGGTGGTATTTCTCACACATGTTACTATCACAACTGTTACCCTGATATGCACACAGAGCTGAGCACACGGGACTCAGCACACGGGTCTTGGACTGAATTGTTCCATCAATCTCCATGCAGAAAGCCGCTTTCCGGAGGACATGAGTCCTGCATTAGGCTAGCGTGCATTTCTGTGTATCGGACATGTTCCTGATGAGACGGATACGGCTGGGAGCCCCACGTCGCCCCCCATCTGCACACGTGCGCATCGACCACTGCCTCTCCTTCCAGTGCGTTGTTTTGACGGCGTCGAGGATGTGGCCCAGGTCACTGCTGATGGGAAACGGCCTTTAAAAGTGATGTTCTGGGCCATTAGCATGACggcatgggggggtgggtgttcTCCATTTCAGCACCATTGATCCTCCCCCCAAGCTGGAAATGCACTCCTCGTACCCGTGCCTGTCACGCGGCGCCCCACGCTGCACAGGAGGtgtgtgtgacccccccccaccactgccaaCTCCACCAAATCCGTAACACTGTGTATTATAAACATCATTTTGGGGGTCAGCATAAAATACAGTGAATAACGCTTCCTCACCAGAACCGATGTTTCAGTGTAACAACATTTAAAGAGTTCATTAATTAAAGCTCAGAATCAAAGAGATTATTTTCTCTTTTAAGCGGTTATGtcctgaaaatgaaaatatggCAAACAGGCCTCTCACTGGGCTTGTAAATATTCTAATAATACTAAGCTGTATTTGTCTCAGAGCTGCTAAATTCCGCGTATTTCCCCCCATAACCGTCTCACTCGGAGGCGTGAAAGTCTGTGGCTGTGGCTTGTGAGGCAGGCAGAAATCTGAACTGTAACAGAAATCCGTTCAGCATATGGCCTCTTAAACAGCAATGTAAACAGGGGAGCAGGCCGAGGGAAACTGTAAAGCCTACTGCGGCAGGGCAGGGCgggggagtgtgtgtgggggggcaagGCGGTCCCCAGGGGGCCAGGCTTTAACATTAATTTGGGGGCTGTAATGGAGGTGGCCTGCACCCGGTCAGCTTTCCACGCAGTGCAATGACAAGCCGAGGTCACGCAATCCAATATGggattggaggggggggggggtcttccgGGGCCCCTCCCACCTCTTTACGTTTAAGAATGTCCCGCTTGTTGATATCGAATGTCAAAACCTTAAACACTGACGGGGTCTTCCTTAGTGATCCAATCAATGTTTGCCCTGGAGCTGTGTTACAAACCTGGCAATCAGGGCGGTAGGCGGCCCTGGGAGGGGTCTGCGTACTTCCAGCCATCTTTTCTGGTACAGTGGAGTGGGATGGGAGTTCATCCCgggccacaaggcagggggcaccctggacaggatgccagtctatcaatgggcacagggcaggggacaccctggacaggatgccagtctatcaatgggcacagggcaggggacaccctggacaggatgccagtctgcgacagggtgcacacacacacacacacacacacacacacacacacagggcactAATTCACCCGTTGGACACAAGTGCAAAAATTACAAAGCAGTAAGACACGATATAAAATGAAAAGTGTAATTTATCAATAGCCAGGAGTGCTGTGTATGTAGGCGAGTTCAAATTTTAACGTGTGTAACATGAGTGACATCTGAAATCACAGGCGGCCTGCTACTGCTTATAGAAAACTCTTCATTTTTAGCAACAGCTCCAGCACCTGCTAACTTCCAAAAGAGCCCTAGATGGATGTAGTCATCTAAATGGGTGGGTCTGAACCTGACGGTATCTATCAGCAGCCGCAGGAGTAAAACACAGGAAGTGCAGCACCGCTTGCTGTGCGTTAATGAGTTAGACGTGGGGAAGCAGCTGTTAGGGTACATTAGGGAGGCTTCATAAATGTTTCAGAGAGACAGGACTGTTTGTCTTATGCGTCCCCAGCAAAATCTTCATAAAATGTCCTAAAATGTTTATGATGGCACGTGGATGCCTGCTGGTGTCTGGACGTGTGCTGATGTTTGGAGGCCTGCTGGTGTTTGGTGGCCTGCTAGTGTTTTTACATGTGCTGATGTTTGGAGTCCTGCTGGTGTTAGTACATGTGCCGATGTTTGGAGGCCTGCTGGTGTTAGTACATGTGCTGATGTTTGGAGGCCTGCTGGTGTTTGGTGGCCTGCTAGTGTTTTTACTTGTGCTGATGTTTGGAGTCCTGCTGATGTTAGTACATGTGCCGATGTTTGGAGGCCTGCTGGTGTTAGTACATGTGCTGATGTTTGGAGGCCTGCTGGTGTTAGTACGTGTCCTGATGTTTGGAGGCCTGCTGGTGTTTGTACGTGTGCCGATGTTTGGAGGCCTGCTGGTGTTTGTACGTGTGCCGATGTTTGGAGGACTACCGGTATTCGGACGTTTGATGATGTTTGGATGCCAGTGGGTATTTAGACGTGTGCTGATGTGTGGGGGCCTGCTGGTGTTTGGACATGTTCTGAATTTTGGAGGCCTGCTGGTGTTTGGACATGTGCTAATTTTTGGAGGCTTGCTGGTGTTTGGACATATGCTGATTTTTGGACTCTTGCTGTCCCTCCTTTCTCACTGCCGAAGGACCTCACTGGAGCCTGCACTCTAGTCCAGCTTTGTGTTCAGTTTGGGATGGACTGTGTGTGGTACTGGGCACCCTGTGCTTGGCTGGCCTGGTCCGCAAACTCCATCTCCATCACTTAGTGCCATGGTTCATGGTGTGGCTCCTGGCACAGCCAGCAAACATCACCAATATACTGTCTCAAGGGCCCGGATGGGGAGGGGCTGCCACTGGGTTGCAGGCCCCCTGGGGGACCACCAGCCCAGTGTCATTACCATGTTGCCCTGCCTATTCTCATaattacccccctccccacataaGAGCACAGGGGGAGCCAGAATGGCAAAAgtaggagggggaggaggactAACTAGTAGATAAACTAGTACAGCATCCTGAAACCCCGACTGAAAGGGCCATAAATATGGCCGACAGCTCCATCAATGAGCCAGCAGGGGTGGGCCAAGGGGGTGGGTGGGCGTGTATGCAGTGTTACCGTGTTCCTGAGCTTGAAATCACTAGGGGGGGCGATGGTTACCTTTTTCTGCCCACGGTGGTTATGGTGCCGATTTGCTAATCCAGTCCAAACCTCTGGCTCCCTGTCCGATTCCCAGCTGATCCCTGTGGAGTAAACAGGGATACGCAGGGACACATGGCCCCCGGCTGCTGGGAACGCTTAACGGATGCTTTAAATGTAAAGCCAGAGGGATTAAGGCGGATAACTGGGACACGGTTAATTCAGAAAGTCTGCAGTGCGGTGACTCTGAAGCAGGGACTCCACACAGATCAGGGACAAAAGCTTAGTGATGAAAAAACAGTAAGGCGCTCATCAAACAGCCCCTGAGCCGCTGCCAGGAGACCCCTACAAACAGCAGCCTCATCGTTTTGGCTATGGGGTGCCTGAGTGGGCAGTTTGTAAGGTAAATTTACACTTAACCATATCAGATTACTCTGATAGAATCACCTGCGCAGCACAGATACATGACCCTGACTAGGgggttggaagatagatggatggatggatggatggatggacagataacACTAAAGCAGAATGGATACCAGTGGCCAATGCAGTTGAATGCTGGGGGATGCCACAGGGTCCCCCTTTCCCAAGGCCTGGGGAGTAAATAAGAggaccccctcccaccccaccccatagGACAGGGTCACACTCAGGCCCCAGTGGGACGACGTTGGCCATCTGTCCCCCGGGCCCCTGTCAGCTGAGTCCCCCTCCTGCCACCAGCACGGATACCTCTGGTCTGTTTGATCCGCCTCTCCGGCCTGTAATCCACGCTCAAGGCATTTGTCTGCATTTTCCCGGGGATCCCTGTGGAAATAGCTGGTAAGCCAACACCGGTGAGGTTCTCcctttttgggggtggggtgggggaggggtgtattTGTGGTGGCGGTGTTTTAAACATTAGGTCGACACAGTGCTTATCAGTCACAATCATTGTAATAGACAATGATGACCCATCGAACGgggtaccaccccccccccccttcgggTGACGGTGACAGTGACAGCAATGGCCACGGAAAGCGAGCCCTTTAGTGTGGAGTTTATGATCCCACTCAGCTAAGAGCCCAAAGGCAGGACCTGTATAGGGTCCCGCCGCCGACTGACAGCCATTAGCCAGTCAATACAGGTAATAGATCAGGCCGCGGGCAGCACTGGTGAAACAGGAACTGATAGGTAGCCACTTAGAGAGAGTGCAGGAGTCAAgcgctgtggggtgggggtgggggggcttcctgggaggtcccccccccccccccccccccgcccgtgGATCCCAGCCTCAGTCCCCACAAATACCTCCatcttatttttaaaataatttggcCCAGCAAGGCTTTGGCTCCAGAACCACTGGTCAGAACTCCGGGCCGAGGATGTCTGGGTCTCTAGGAGCCCAAAGCCTGGAACCCGGGACAGACGGCACGAGGGGTGATTGCTGCCACCTGCAGGCCAGAGAGGGTGGTGCCTCACAAAATTCCGAGCTGTTTAAGGTGCTGAAAATGCTGCAGCACCTGTGTCGAGGCGCCGGTTAAGCCCATCCATGAAACACAGGAGAGTGTTGCTGGCTCAGGGTCGGGGGCCTTCTGCTTACGTGGAATCAGCCCCCAGATCTGTGTGAGCAGCAATGGTCCTGCTCTCAGTGCTTTACCAGCTGGTTGTcgtctgtttgtgttttttttttgcttgttcaTTCCTAGGATCCTAAGTTTCAGCATCAGATTTGAAAAACTGCAAGCCTTTTGTCCAGCAAACAAATCTTCCagctttgtccccccccccccacccccaccccgatgGGACACATCCACACCTTCCCCCATTTATGCCGACGCCAGGATAGGAGCAGATCGAGGCCCATGTCTCTCATGGACTTGAGGGGAGGTTCTGGCCTCTCTTGGTGTGGGGACCTCCACAGTGAAGCTGGTGGTCCAACTAAATGCTTCAGCCAGTGGTCCAGTTCAGATCCAGTCTGCAGACCCTGCATCAGTCCAGCATTTTTGCCATGTCGATTTCTCTGCTGTCAGAGACTGAGAGACACTGTCACTTGTTAATATACTGTGTTTAAAAAGAGTATATCCTTAGCAGTCGGTGGCAGGATTCAGGGTAGTCCTTATGCTCTGATTAATTACCGCGGTGAGGGAGCTGCTGACCAACTGGACaataaaaccagaaaaataCACCTTTTATTGACCATTAATAATCACATATTCAGAATGGGAGGATAAATAACGAATTTTCACAGGCTGGGGAGGGAGAGGTGGGTGACAGCTGTGTTTAAGTGCGAGATCAATGTCTATAAACGGCTGCTTAGGAGTGGGGGGAGCGGCTGAATCAAGCCCCATGCCGGGGGGTGCTAGGGTCCCGCTCGTACTGGGGCACAAGCACTCACAGATTATACGTCATGATGTCAGCAGCTCAGTCTAATCCGGCATGTTCTCCAAAGGTCCAGAGAGCTGCACAGAGCCATCCCACAGGGGCCTGAGGGTCCCAGAGGCGGGCGTGGGAGGGGAATCACATCGGGGGGGGTTACTTCAGCCCACGCCCTTGTTTAAGGATCACATATTTCCACCATTTGGAGTGTGCCGGGGTAATTAAATTGTCCACTGGAACCCAACCTCTGACctccgaacccccccccctccccagcaacCCCCCCACGCACACACTCTCATTTGTTATTGTGTGTAACCAGAGGAGGCGACGTCCTCTGTGAGGGGTCCACTGAGGCCGGCCGGGGGGGGCCGTGCCACATTGGGGTCCCCTGGGGGCCACACTCACATTTAAATGAGCCCCTCTATGCGGATGGACTACCGCACTTCACATGCAAACACGGCGGGCCTTTGTGCTCGGGCCGTAAATGCCGGCGATGTTAAGCAGAAAGCGAGGCGGCTCGCTAAGCTGCCGTCTCACTGTGATTTACGCACTGCTGACCTCAAAAGGCTGGACGCTTCACTGCAAATGGACGGATGAGAAATAGTCACAACTTCAGCTTGCCGACTGCCTCCGATTTCATTTCAGAGGTTTGAAAAAGTGAATCCAATACAATCACGTGACGCTTAATGACAGAGATACGTTCTGAGAAATACGTTAAGTGATTTTGCTGTTGAACATCATGGAGTACTTACACAGACTTAGATGGTACagcctactacacacctaggctatGTGGTGTAGACTACATAAGGctaaaaagtacagtatagtaaatacatgAACCAGAAACAAAGTTATTATCATCCAGTGTTATGTACTGTGTATAATATACTTTGACATGACTGGCAgtgcagtaggtttgtttacaccagtgTCCCCCAAACCCGTCAGAAATGTGTCGTGCATTGATGACTTTGACGTCACTAGGCCACAGGAATTTTCCAGCTCCATTATAACCTTATGTCACCACCGTCGTATATGCGGTCTGCCGTTCACCGGAACATTGTCATGCAGCACGTGCATGTAAATATAAAGGGACTATATGTGACAGTTAAAAGAAATTCAACATTTCATTTCATATATGACACTATGAGGACGTATGTTATACATTAATAAGCGGGCTTGTCTTACAAAATTGATATAAATCACAGGAGCTGTTACTTTATTGTGTTGCCTGGATTTGGCCCTAGCGTTGCCCTGTAGGTGTGAGAGTGGTCCTCGTCTCGCTCTGCTGGCTGTCTTGGAACCTGGAACAGGGTTTGGACACAATCCACACGTCCTCCAAAAGCTCCGGTCCCAGCAGGTGCTCCTTGGATAGAGGTGAGCCTCACTGCTCCTCGAGGATCTGCAAAACTCAGCTCAATCTTCTTCTCAGATCCTCCTGAATCTGCTGCTGCCTGATCTGTTTGTCTTTCATGTCTCTCTTTGCTCTgacggttgggggggggggggggggggggactccaggAAGCACACTGGGAACATGTGTGGACATGATGGGACAGTGGAGGTGCGGCAGATgtgccgaggggggggggggggggggggggctttgtgtCCCCCTACCAGACCAGCTCTCTGCTTTCAGGGCACCTGATTATGGTGCCCCATTGTCTGGCATGTGTGCTCATTTTCACCCTGTTGCCCCAAAGAATAGTAATGACAGACATGATGAACTGGGCCTGAAATTGATCATGGGTAGGGGGCGGCAGAGGGGCAGACCCACAATTGACCAACTACTTCATAACCCTGGGTTTAAATTTTACAGTGAGCcactctaaccccccccccccccccccccaacccaagcTCAGTCACCCATACCATTTACAGAAGTCCTTCGGGGGGGTTGAGGAAAAAAGCTGTCCCCCCAGGCTCTGTGTGGGGCCCCCTCAGCACCCTGAGCTAGCAGCCACACACTACAACCAGGGCAGAATGGGAGGgacagggggggtggggcaccGCCCCCTCCTCAATTATTTATCAGCAGCAGACTCTTTAAAATCATTTGGTGACTGATAAAAGTTTGTGCTTAACAAAACTGATAGCATTAATTTTGCTGAAGTGCTCAGATAACTGCAATACCAACTAGAATGAAATCCTGAAGATGTGCTTCAAATGAAGTCCTGAAGATGTGCTTCAAATGAAGTCCTGAAGATGTGCTCGTGGGATGACCAGAAAGTAGTCTGTTGTACCACATTCAGGGTGCAAAGACACACATCTCATATAAAGTACAGTTACACAGCTGTGATTTAACAGATGTGATACAAAATACATCGACAATTACAGCGCTGCTAGGAAACAGCGGCTCTGCCCGAGTTTCTGCCTGTAAGGCACGTGCTGGACGTAGAAAATGCATGGAAGcagattaattattaattatagtGAGCCGAAGTAATTGCTTAGAAACAATGCATAGGTAAAATTCAAACTTGCCCGGCTGTCTTCCGCTCTTTCTCCAGAAATCATCTCAATCATCTCCCCACCCCTAATTATACGGATTGTTGAGCACTTGCTTCCGTGGATAAGCTGCCTTTTTCAGTCAGACATCGCATTTCGCCTTTTTGGCAAACATCTGGTTTACGAAGCGCGTCAAGGCAAGAAATGACAGGGATAGAGCTCTCGTGCCCTGGAAACCTGCCTTTAGGACAGACATTAGACACCAAAGAGCGCTTTTCACTGCTACCACTCTtttgctattattattttattatttacacTCACCGACAAAGTGGGGGTCATTTAGTAGCCGAATTTTCTCTGTTCTGTATTTTTTAAGTTATTGCAACACGCTAAAATCATGGAGAATTCGATAATAAAacgaatatatatatatgtgtgtgtgtgtgtgattcatTTAATTCGGCTTAGGGatcaatattttattgtaatagAAAAATTACAGTTACAGTTAGATGAACCATGCCACTTTTGTTTTATAGACATATATAATTTTCTTCCTGCGTAACAATTCAAACTCACAGATAAATACGAGGACTGCCACGGCAATCTAAGAAATACGTTCACATAGACGGCCACAAACAGGAAATAATTTCCGGTATGGAAAGCAAAGGTATAAAGGCAGCTTATCTAGCGTGGCGCCCGTGGATACTTCCTGATTTAATCGGGATTTGTGTATGGAGTTTTTTTTCTGACTTCGTTTTGACGAATTCAGAAGTTTTAAACCATTGGCTTACATTATGCAAACCAGCAAATATAACATAAATATAATGATAAAGACTAATCTGGATGACGGCTTCTCTATTAGCTAATTTTGTTTACAGTAcgattaaataaaacaaagacaTGTAGACATGTAGTCTAAGTTCAGGGTTATTATACACACCTGAAACCATACATTTCAAACAGAAATTGAATTATATTACAAACGAATATATTATCATTTTCCTCTTTATACCAAACCGTGGCAACATTATGTAAAAAATAACACTGGAATACAcgttttatacatatatataattataaatgttacaGTAGGATATACGGAGGTCTGTCGCATGTATAAACATTGAGGGTTTTTTCGATTTTTTCTAAAGTGTGAAATATATATAACAGACATGGTCCCAAACATTTATTACGAATAGAGTcaagacaaataaataaatatatttggcAAAACAACAACCCTTTGCATTGCCCACAATGATGCTtacaattaaatatatatttaatcaaACATAAAGTTGTTCAGATTGTGTTGCAGCGTCTTCAGAAGCCGTCGCAGAGTCTTCACTTGGGGCCGCGCTAGTTCCACGGTCTGTGGCTCTGCGGCGCGGCGCAGAAGACGCTCTCTCCGGCGCGTATCTGTGCTCCCGGACATTCAGTGTTCATGGAGAATAAATCTTTGCCCCCCACTGTCAAATTCGCAGCGATATTTGGTGGAATGATGGTTTCTATCAGTGGTCCCTCTGCAAATTCacaaagtatgttttttttccttctttattGACggttgtttaaaataaaatagactTCACGCCACATAATATATCAGGTCGCATCCACACTTCGTTGTTTCATTATCTAAAGCGTAAATTCGTTAGCTGACATGCTGGTGCAAGGACAGGCAATGGACACAATTGTGAATGTGAGTTAATTTTATTAAGACTGAACCCTAAATTATCCAAAACACCGGCAACCATTGTATCCAAAGTTGTTTTCTCTTACCTTGTACTAAGCTCAAATGCTTTTTAAGTGCACAGAAATGTGTTTTCCCATGAATGATTCATTATTTCTTAGCCCAGAGATAGATATAACAATAAAAGGCCGTACCTTGGTGAGTCTTCATGTGATACTTTAGCTCCTGTATTTCTTGAAAGGCGCTCGCGCAGATATCGCAGGAATAAGGCCGCTCCTTGGCGTGCGTCCGCCGGACGTGGCTGTCGTGCGCGGCGTGGGAGGCGAACGCCTTTCCGCAGTGCCTGCATTTGAAGGGTTTCTCGCCGGAATGCTGCCTGATGTGCGTCCGTAAGATGCTGGAGGCGGTGAATGCCTGGAAATCAGTCAGGACACAACTTAAATTATTAAATGTGTGCACTGCTGGCTCCCTAATAAATCCCCCCAAAGGCGTTAGTTTAATCATCAGTATAAAAAAGAGTTTTGCGAAGTTCGAAAGATAGAAACTCTAAAAACAAACGCAAATTTTTATTAGAAATGTTCTAGGAAATATTTCAGTGAATTAAGAAAGTACTTTTACCAAGAAAGGGAGAAAATCGGTAGGAGGGCACACAACTTCTGTTCTTTTCAATGCCATAAATTTAGCAGGAAATCCCAGTTAACAGAAGGATGGCTGTACATCTGTCATTAATTAGCATGTAAGTGTCTCGCAGCAGCGTGTCTACGCCGAGCGCATTAATGAGAACTCGCGAGGCAAAGGCACCGTGAAATGGAGGTGAATTACCTTGTTACAGTAGACGCATTTGTATGGCCGCTCCCCAGAATGGACGCGCATGTGTTTATTAAGACTAGACGACTGTGAGAAACTTTTTCCGCATACAGAGCACTGCGGGGAAAAAGAGGACGATCAACTCTGTTTCATTGTACTGAAAATCTTAGTTATTATAAATGCACCGCTTTCTTTAAGTGATTCATATACTACGAGCACGCAGTGATGTATCTGTACATTTTCAGTATAAATTTCattcagaaataaaattaaCAGTGCGGTGATTGAATTCTTTTTTCGTTAATTCGGTGTTTTATCTCTCGGGAACTGTTCCTTCAGCACCCCTCAGGATCCCACTGAAGCACACTGACGTAGGTTAAACATCGGATACTGTTTATGCACGTGTTCAGCAGGAAGCACATGCAAAATGCACATAAGTTAACACACATAATACACACATCACCATCAAAACATTGCAGGGAGGGATGCAGGCACTTCGTGGTGTTATAGGGTTAAGACGCAGGCACCTTGTGGGGTCTGTGCTTCTCATGAACGTGAAGAATATGGATCCTGAGCCGGTCGCGCTTTTCAAACGACCTGTTGCAGAGGTGGCAGGGAAACTTCCGGTCCCCCTGATCCACGCAACGCGTGTACTTCAGGTGCTTGTCTCTGTAGTATTTGTAGGCGAAAACCTTCCCGCACCGCTCACACTTGAATCCTTCTCCAGaatctaaataaaaaaacaataataaaaagaacACGGATTGTCACGAGACTTACGGTACAATTACGTGGGAAGAAAGATTTatataaacttatgatttatgtgtactttatataataataataataataataataataataataataataataataataataataataataagagacACCGTGATCCGAACACCTGACCTTCCGTGGTCGGCTCGGCGTTTCCCTCGGCCACCACGGCCTTCAGCGTCAGCGGGATCCCGAGGAACTGCACGTAGGAATCTCCGTACCAGACGAGTAGCTCCTGCTTCGGGCTGATCTCCTTACAGGCCTCGTAGAATATTTGCCCGTGGCTTTGGACCGCCAGCAGGTTCTGCTCCTCCGGAAAGCGGGCGCACTTCACAAGCGACATCCAGTTTCCCGAGGCCCCGCGGCCGTCCACAAAGTGGCTCAGACGGCCGTTCTCGAAAATCTAGATGGAGAGAATAACCTGAATGTTGTCAAGTTTGTTCAGTTTCACTGAC
This window harbors:
- the prdm14 gene encoding PR domain zinc finger protein 14 — protein: MSLFTPVNPTPRDQSCHFDVLKGSFFKSSGFQTASVDALRNARSIFSPLKSLGRLVADTPATMPLSFNGLPSLLNHTLQPEQVYTAAGGSYPSRMPPQPQAVFSGLEELNSGVAGHMAKSSSEFSSPSSVKSYFESPTPPKESFVYLHNTSPMNEKTRTFSFTEEDLFTVLYGYSKNREQNCGHAISGIAFPGNTASDNQIHLMDTEALELPEGLSVLQTKYGGVPHCGVFASRSVIPKGTRFGPFQGKLVNTSEIKIYDDNTLMWEIFENGRLSHFVDGRGASGNWMSLVKCARFPEEQNLLAVQSHGQIFYEACKEISPKQELLVWYGDSYVQFLGIPLTLKAVVAEGNAEPTTEDSGEGFKCERCGKVFAYKYYRDKHLKYTRCVDQGDRKFPCHLCNRSFEKRDRLRIHILHVHEKHRPHKCSVCGKSFSQSSSLNKHMRVHSGERPYKCVYCNKAFTASSILRTHIRQHSGEKPFKCRHCGKAFASHAAHDSHVRRTHAKERPYSCDICASAFQEIQELKYHMKTHQEGPLIETIIPPNIAANLTVGGKDLFSMNTECPGAQIRAGESVFCAAPQSHRPWN